From the genome of Fusarium keratoplasticum isolate Fu6.1 chromosome 11, whole genome shotgun sequence, one region includes:
- a CDS encoding WW domain-containing protein: protein MSTPNLASPDARPEASSPPLPSGWIANWSPEHNSWYYVFTATGVTQWEYPSAPSDQPQYSPAPDHQSQPPYDTAADTPVQDGDRGLGKVALAMGGGYLLGHGHKHQQHQQHQQHGLGKMTQSMAMAGAGAIGAKIFGLFGNKQQQQHQPSPPPQPQVHVYPVYVPGPQAAPSPGPPSYYGQPPPAGQNLGHYGHTPDMTPPAQPYHHGGIQSPATGGMGAFTPQNGPPLHIYGAVFADRDVTQIVKSLVTPQQTLTLSGDTLAEKLGDPWPEAERKMFNVLYSYGDRPMELIAADTTTANIEIKHEAISRKRMEFCQPPPSRIIACVWGYENPLTRGSSSWKKTARWKVQNRLSAEADSGIGNQERWSAITGQRLELSGSSIVERVARYAFRGTLLRSGRDRACTP, encoded by the exons ATGTCCACCCCAAACTTGGCATCTCCGGACGCTCGTCCTGAGGCCTCCTCGCCTCCCCTGCCCTCTGGCTGGATAGCCAACTGGAGCCCCGAACACAATTCATG GTACTACGTCTTCACCGCTACCGGCGTGACGCAATGGGAGTACCCGAGTGCTCCATCAGATCAACCACAATACTCGCCCGCCCCCGACCACCAGAGCCAGCCCCCGTACGACACCGCGGCCGATACACCAGTTCAGGATGGAGATCGTGGCTTGGGGAAAGTTGCACTTGCCATGGGCGGCGGTTACCTGCTTGGGCACGGGCAcaaacatcaacagcatcaacagcaccaACAGCATGGGCTGGGCAAGATGACGCAGTCAATGGCAATGGCCGGTGCGGGTGCGATTGGTGCCAAAATATTCGGGTTATTCGGGAAcaagcagcaacagcagcaccaaccatcaccaccgccacAACCGCAAGTACATGTTTATCCGGTATACGTACCAGGCCCCCAAGCAGCCCCCTCACCCGGACCTCCGTCGTATTACGGACAGCCTCCGCCCGCAGGGCAGAACTTGGGCCACTACGGCCACACTCCGGATATGACACCGCCTGCCCAACCCTATCATCACGGGGGGATCCAATCTCCAGCTACCGGTGGCATGGGCGCCTTTACGCCTCAGAATGGACCACCGCTACACATATACGGCGCTGTGTTTGCAGACAGGGACGTCACGCAGATAGTCAAGAGTCTTGTCACCCCTCAGCAGACACTGACACTATCCGGGGACACACTGGCCGAGAAACTTGGGGATCCATGGCCTGAAGCAGAACGAAAAATGTTCAACGTCTTGTATTCGTACGGTGATCGACCTATGGAGCTTATCGCAGCTGA CACGACCACGGCCAACATCGAAATCAAGCACGAGGCTATATCGAGAAAACGTATGGAATTCtgtcaacctcctccatcccGGATTATTGCCTGCGTATGGGGTTATGAGAATCCTTTGAC CCGAGGATCCAGCAGCTGGAAAAAGACGGCGAGATGGAAGGTTCAAAACAGACTCTCGGCCGAGGCGGATTCTGGGATTGGGAACCAAGAACGCTGGTCTGCTATTACAGGACAGAGACTGGAGCTGTCGGGATCGTCTATTGTAGAGAGGGTGGCACGATACGCCTTCCGTGGAACCCTCTTGCGAAGTGGTCGTGATCGAGCATGCACTCCGTGA
- a CDS encoding Sulfatase domain-containing protein has protein sequence MFATLVPFCFSLTFVSLTLTKLVHLSIHAKTVSLAAFVLFLPSLLLPDLLVILVSRLALRQKKGVAAVTACVLGCIFSLIVFGAASSQIGFFYSTGNEIKWSEARSYAGDKDGMKILLSGLNTVIASGLLIFGLAWVAKWYLYRGVGGLLVLVATPINYVWTSCRGSKAQRRRNYYPRSPNTLLDPYSSDSDTSDSSDDFDEMKGGLESGYGDNREEYPTQKTPWLIVSGVAVFITLTTLCRPFAPYHMMSATLPLQMLEMFKSTPDVCAENAALNGNPWPYPEQLEVSKWESPNGHFKGWAPGSNNDYVQQYRDTVPDWLPEEVPSGFGKWSLKKAVPEEVEKTDNSTDKAKNSCPGIEAQDAFYNPVSDPMKISNQDSDILEVLQDVLNNGTVKIKHVALIMMESFREELFPLQYGSDMHKIIMQANKGKNEDEINARLAGLGPVAQRITGKSADFKKKDGSAFDPVAIPQWNDTTEEGFGGINVVGGFTTSSLSFKSMAAIHCGAWSMPVDGFEESETQAYQACIPQVLELFNKIKEDKPSEDFLDQQWYPAFFQSITDGYDRQDKFDEKIGFKHIVTKDRLDADAKEGELEEINYFGYAETTLKSHIKDYITKIQKENKRMFFSHFTSTTHHPWGVPQSFKSEEYLQTHGKNGWHEDFNNYMNAIRFTDAWLGELMQTFDDFGISNETLVVFVGDHGQAFKEDQRSKTGTYENGHVSNFRVPITFRHPNIPRVQYNANATSISILPTILDLLINTGSLNKKDTAAASDLIHDYEGQSLIRPYKSSHNGRRAWNFGIINGGASMLSMTSADAPWRIVIPLDQNTQYRFTDLKNDPLELAPFEKWSMSDLAKGVKSKYGEEAAQWAIEAEAVSKWWGPERKRLWGFNSNKEE, from the exons ATGTTTGCCACGCTCGTTCCCTTTTGTTTCTCGTTAACCTTCGTTTCAttgaccttgaccaagcTGGTCCACCTCTCCATCCACGCCAAGACCgtctccttggctgcctttgTCCTTTTCCTACCCTCGCTGCTTCTCCCGGACCTCCTGGTCATTTTGGTGTCACGTCTAGCTCTGCGACAGAAGAAGGGCGTTGCTGCTGTCACCGCCTGCGTGCTAGGCTGTATTTTCTC TCTCATCGTTTTTGGCGCCGCTTCTTCACAAATTGGCTTCTTTTACTCAACCGGCAATGAGATTAAGTGGTCCGAGGCACGAAGCTATGCTGGCGACAAGGATGGCATGAAGATCCTGCTCAGCGGTCTCAACACCGTCATTGCATCTGGGCTCCTCATTTTTGGTCTTGCCTGGGTTGCTAAGTGGTATCTTTACAGAGGGGTTGGCGGATTGCTGGTCTTGGTCGCAACACCTATCAACTATG TCTGGACATCATGCCGAGGCTCCAAGGCCCAGAGACGCCGCAACTACTACCCTCGATCCCCCAACACACTCCTCGACCCATACAGCTCCGATAGCGACACTAGCGACTCTAGCGATGACTTCGACGAGATGAAAGGTGGCCTGGAGAGTGGCTATGGAGACAACCGGGAGGAATACCCGACTCAAAAGACACCATGGCTCATTGTTAGTGGTGTTGCCGTCTTCATCACGCTCACCACCCTCTGCCGGCCGTTCGCGCCGTACCACATGATGTCGGCCACCCTCCCCCTTCAGATGCTCGAGATGTTCAAGTCGACGCCCGATGTGTGCGCTGAGAATGCTGCGCTCAACGGAAACCCGTGGCCTTACCCCGAGCAGCTTGAAGTGTCCAAGTGGGAGAGTCCCAATGGTCACTTCAAGGGATGGGCTCCGGGAAGCAACAACGATTACGTTCAGCAGTACCGCGACACAGTCCCCGATTGGCTCCCCGAGGAGGTTCCTTCTGGCTTTGGCAAGTGGTCTTTGAAGAAGGCAGTTCctgaggaggttgagaagacCGACAACTCGACCGACAAGGCTAAGAACAGCTGCCCTGGCATCGAGGCCCAGGACGCCTTTTACAACCCTGTCAGCGACCCCATGAAGATTTCGAACCAGGACAGCGACATCTTGGAGGTGCTGCAGGACGTGCTCAACAACGGaaccgtcaagatcaagcacgTTGCTTTGATCATGATGGAGAGTTTCCGAGAGGAGCTCTTCCCTCTTCAATATGGTTCTGACATGCACAAGATCATTATGCAGGCTAACAAGGGCAAGAATGAGGATGAGATTAACGCTCGACTTGCTGGCCTGGGACCCGTTGCCCAGCGCATTACTGGAAAGTCGGCAgacttcaagaagaaggacggTTCCGCTTTCGACCCTGTAGCAATTCCCCAGTGGAACGACACAACCGAGGAGGGATTTGGTGGCATCAATGTCGTTGGAGGTTTCACAACATCTTCTCTTTCATTCAAGAGCATGGCCGCCATTCACTGCGGTGCCTGGTCCATGCCCGTCGACGGCTTCGAGGAGTCCGAGACACAGGCTTACCAAGCTTGTATTCCCCAGGTTCTGGAACTcttcaacaagatcaaggaggacaAGCCCAGCGAGGACTTTTTGGACCAGCAGTGGTACCCCGCCTTCTTCCAGTCCATCACCGACGGATACGATCGTCAAGACAAGTTTGACGAAAAGATCGGCTTCAAGCACATTGTCACTAAGGACCGACTGGACGCTGACGCCAAGGAGGGCGAGTTGGAGGAGATCAACTACTTTGGATACGCCGAGACGACCCTCAAGTCCCACATCAAGGACTacatcaccaagatccagaaggAGAACAAGCGCATGTTCTTCTCTCACTTTACCAGCACCACTCATCACCCCTGGGGCGTGCCTCAATCCTTCAAGTCCGAGGAGTATCTCCAGACTCACGGCAAGAATGGATGGCACGAAGACTTTAACAACTACATGAACGCGATCCGCTTCACAGACGCGTGGCTCGGTGAGCTCATGCAGACCTTTGACGACTTTGGCATCTCCAACGAAACCCTCGTCGTCTTTGTCGGCGACCACGGCCAGGCCTTCAAGGAAGACCAGCGCTCCAAGACCGGCACCTACGAGAACGGCCACGTCAGCAACTTCCGCGTGCCCATCACCTTTAGACACCCCAATATTCCTCGGGTCCAATATAATGCTAATGCCACCTCCATTTCTATCCTCCCCACtattctcgacctcctcatcaacaccgGCTCGctcaacaagaaggacaCAGCAGCCGCATCCGACCTTATCCACGACTACGAAGGCCAATCCCTAATCCGACCATACAAGTCCTCGCACAACGGCCGCAGGGCCTGGAActttggcatcatcaacggCGGAGCCAGCATGCTTTCCATGACCTCTGCCGATGCCCCCTGGAGGATCGTCATCCCTCTAGACCAAAATACCCAATATCGGTTCACCGATCTGAAGAACGACCCTCTGGAGCTTGCGCCGTTCGAGAAGTGGTCCATGAGCGACTTGGCCAAGGGCGTCAAGTCCAAGTATGGCGAGGAGGCTGCGCAATGggccatcgaggccgaggccgtcTCCAAGTGGTGGGGTCCAGAGCGAAAACGGCTCTGGGGCTTTAATTCTAATAAAGAAGAATAA
- a CDS encoding HET domain-containing protein, with amino-acid sequence MFQGAAARSGQYYPMMEKVGSFWPSRLIKIEGFPSNRKLSLVLRHEIEKSEDPSKTKAGYAALSYCWGTAKHAAKQAKTLTTTLAQRRGDIPESDLTALIRDSITVCQSLGITYLWVDALCILQDSFEDWSVESMAMSEIYAGSAITICPLDAQHCEQSFLSRRLDCQVEVPFTSKLRPRITGTYTLRYAGMELSNPADDEIPSPPDSLDRVLKNSPWMKRGWTCQEMQLSRQMLCFGKTRTWLLGTLNATTEKGDSEVPNPTILPTISEELFSNGLSDHLKAAQLWMFLVQDYTSRQLTYRKDTFPALSGIAKIFAKSLKDEYAAGLWKKNILRQLIWTITQEELLSQSTLPFQSLAGLLGHLSDPRNCYGPSWSWASRSLAVEYNSDTDAASTFRDEIEEISVHTKVEGPNPFGTVSGGTVRIRTRARSLNFSKARPYDEAKFKLDGICHWVVPFEKEEVHCHLDWITKELSKDLSNARVVLLLSATDWLNDETDTDNQVLGLVVYPLDKLQNTWVRIGTFICGGRPGTIGMNLFKGCTIDETTIL; translated from the coding sequence ATGTTTCAAGGTGCAGCCGCACGGAGCGGCCAATATTACCCAATGATGGAGAAAGTGGGATCGTTCTGGCCATCCAGGTTGATCAAGATTGAGGGTTTCCCATCAAACAGAAAGCTCAGCCTGGTCCTTCGCCATGAGATTGAGAAGTCTGAGGACCCAAGCAAGACCAAAGCTGGATACGCCGCTCTGAGCTATTGCTGGGGAACGGCAAAACATGCTGCCAAACAAGCAAAAACATTGACAACCACATTGGCGCAAAGACGAGGTGACATACCCGAGTCTGACCTGACTGCACTGATCCGTGATTCGATCACCGTCTGCCAGAGCCTGGGTATCACATACCTCTGGGTGGATGCCCTGTGCATTTTACAGGACTCATTCGAAGACTGGTCGGTGGAGTCCATGGCGATGTCAGAGATCTACGCAGGCTCTGCCATCACGATTTGTCCACTGGATGCTCAGCACTGCGAGCAGAGCTTCCTTTCTCGGCGGCTGGACTGTCAAGTCGAGGTTCCTTTTACTTCAAAGCTCAGGCCTAGAATCACAGGGACATATACACTACGATATGCCGGAATGGAATTGAGCAACCctgccgacgacgagataCCATCGCCTCCAGACTCTTTAGACAGAGTATTGAAGAACTCGCCATGGATGAAACGCGGTTGGACGTGTCAGGAAATGCAGCTCTCCAGGCAGATGCTTTGTTTCGGAAAGACCAGAACCTGGCTCCTGGGCACTCTCAACGCCACCACCGAAAAGGGTGATTCTGAAGTCCCCAACCCAACTATCTTGCCAACTATTTCCGAAGAGTTGTTCTCAAATGGTCTTTCTGATCATCTGAAGGCTGCACAGCTGTGGATGTTTCTTGTCCAAGACTATACCAGTCGGCAGCTCACATACCGCAAGGACACGTTCCCAGCCCTGTCCGGTATTGCGAAGATATTTGCCAAGAGCCTCAAGGACGAGTATGCCGCTGGGCTCTGGAAAAAGAATATCTTGCGTCAGTTGATATGGACCATCACACAGGAGGAGCTCCTATCACAATCCACGTTGCCTTTCCAAAGTTTAGCGGGCTTGCTGGGGCATCTCTCTGACCCGAGAAACTGTTATGGTCCATCTTGGAGCTGGGCAAGCCGATCTCTCGCTGTTGAGTACAACTCAGACACCGATGCTGCATCAACCTTTCGAGACGAAATTGAGGAAATTAGCGTCCACACAAAGGTCGAAGGCCCCAATCCATTCGGTACTGTATCAGGGGGCACTGTTAGGATCcggacgagggcgagaagcttGAATTTCTCCAAAGCTAGGCCGTACGATGAGGCTAAATTCAAGTTGGATGGTATATGCCATTGGGTTGTGCCATTCGAGAAAGAGGAAGTCCATTGTCATTTGGACTGGATCACCAAAGAGTTATCAAAGGATCTGAGCAACGCTCGCGTCGTCCTATTGCTCAGCGCAACGGACTGGCTAAACGACGAAACTGATACGGACAACCAGGTTTTGGGTCTGGTCGTTTACCCTCTTGACAAACTCCAGAACACTTGGGTACGGATTGGAACTTTTATTTGTGGTGGTCGCCCTGGTACTATCGGCATGAACCTGTTCAAAGGTTGTACGATTGACGAGACAACCATCCTCTGA